In the genome of Pseudonocardia cypriaca, the window CGATCAACGACGAAGCGCGCGAGCACCTGGCCGGCCTCTCCCCCGGTCCGTCGATCCCGTCCGCGCTCGGCGTGCGGATCCCGATCTGCATCATCGGCACGGCCCTGCAGGCGCGGGCGATCGCGAACGGCCGCGACCGCGGCCGGGCTCGCACGCGCATCCGCACCGCCGAGGGCCGGTGGCTGGCCTGTCACGCCTCCGCCCTCACCGGCCCCGGCGGCCGGCCCGGCCCCATCGCACTGGTGATCGAGCCCGCGTCCGCGGCCGATCTCGCCATGATCGTCGCCGAGGCGTACGAGCTGACACCGCGCGAGCTGCAGGTCGCCCAGGAGATCGCGCGCGGCCTACCCACCGGGGGCATCGCCGCCCGCCTGGTCATCTCTCCGCACACGGTCCGCGACCACATCAAGGCGATCTTCGAGAAGACGGCGGTCTCCAGCCGGGGTGAGCTGGTCGCGCGGCTGTTCGCCGAGCGCCACCCCCGGCCCTGAAGGCGGTCGGCTGTCACACCCGCGCGCTCCGCCTCGTCCTCGGGGAGAACCCGCACGACACACCGAGGAGCGACCGTGTTGAACCCCCGCCTGGAACGCCGGATCCTGCCGCTGCAGAACAAGCTGCTCAACCCGGTCGTGGCCTGGCTGATCGCCCGTGGGCTCGAGCCGCCGACCTACGCGGTGCTCGAGACCATGGGGCGGCGCACTGGCCGGCCGCGGCGGGTCCCCGTCGCCAACGGCCTGGACGGCGACACGTTCTGGCTGATCGCGGCGCTCGGCGAGCGAGCCGCGTTCGTGCGCAACCTGCGCGCCGATCCGCGGGTGCGGATCAAGGCGCGCCCGCCCCGGATGCGCGACGGGCTGCGCAGCCGCTGGCGGACGGGTACTGCCCACCCGCTGCCCGACGACGACGCCGACGCCCGCCACCGCGCCCTCGGGCGTGGCCGGCCCGGCTACCGGCTCGACGGCGTGCTGCTGCGCGCGC includes:
- a CDS encoding nitroreductase/quinone reductase family protein, whose translation is MLNPRLERRILPLQNKLLNPVVAWLIARGLEPPTYAVLETMGRRTGRPRRVPVANGLDGDTFWLIAALGERAAFVRNLRADPRVRIKARPPRMRDGLRSRWRTGTAHPLPDDDADARHRALGRGRPGYRLDGVLLRALSDGDMLTVRIDLDPEG